In a genomic window of Oceanispirochaeta sp. M1:
- the tsaE gene encoding tRNA (adenosine(37)-N6)-threonylcarbamoyltransferase complex ATPase subunit type 1 TsaE has protein sequence MTELLSSSFEETLELGFKIGKVLKPGDIVALNGDLGAGKTSISKGIARALGIKDVITSPTYTIVSEYEGTIPLYHMDMYRIDGIEEFELLGVDELLFGQGVSLIEWSERITEYLPDDCKTLNISILENGQRKISLEGIEL, from the coding sequence TTGACCGAATTACTCAGCAGCAGTTTTGAAGAGACCCTTGAACTTGGATTTAAAATAGGTAAAGTACTTAAACCCGGTGATATTGTAGCTCTTAACGGTGACCTTGGGGCCGGGAAGACTTCAATATCCAAAGGTATTGCCAGAGCACTTGGTATAAAGGATGTGATTACAAGCCCTACCTACACTATTGTATCCGAATATGAGGGTACCATTCCCCTGTATCATATGGATATGTATAGAATAGACGGTATAGAAGAGTTTGAACTCCTGGGTGTGGATGAACTTCTTTTCGGTCAGGGGGTCTCCCTGATAGAATGGAGCGAAAGAATTACTGAATATCTGCCGGATGACTGCAAGACTCTGAATATCAGCATTCTGGAAAACGGTCAGAGAAAGATAAGCCTTGAAGGTATAGAATTATGA